From Hydra vulgaris chromosome 15, alternate assembly HydraT2T_AEP, one genomic window encodes:
- the LOC136091526 gene encoding uncharacterized protein LOC136091526, with translation MEREYLKDQRYKKGPKGSWQLGNVDQVEATRVAKMYIRQEKEATRELIRQRSLQTTSKLESDGNFSAGSSSLDTAESEEFEEQIISERNYTDLSNLAKAAIRYEVSDAAAAAIATAVLIDYGIVNESKKSQIVTEYKIFCEKVRVANSIDTKHRQEVSQIKVIGVDRKKDKNSLVYVMKYKSNGDPFFYRTTKEEHHLTFTSENDPFSGNYLTHTIIENGKGSTMASATLNVLSEYDSI, from the coding sequence ATGGAAAGAGAATATTTAAAGGATCAAAGATACAAGAAAGGACCAAAAGGAAGTTGGCAGTTAGGCAACGTGGACCAAGTGGAGGCAACTAGGGTTGCCAAAATGTATATTAGACAGGAAAAAGAGGCCACTAGAGAGCTAATTAGACAGAGAAGTCTTCAAACAACATCAAAACTCGAGTCAGACGGTAATTTTAGTGCTGGATCTTCAAGTTTAGATACAGCTGAAAGTGAAGAATTTGAGGAGCAAATCATAAGTGAAAGAAATTACACAGACTTATCTAATTTAGCCAAGGCTGCAATAAGGTATGAAGTAAGTGATGCTGCTGCAGCTGCAATAGCAACAGCTGTGTTAATTGACTACGGAATAGTAAATGAGAGTAAAAAATCTCAGATAGTAACGgaatataagattttttgtgAAAAGGTACGAGTGGCTAATTCAATTGACACAAAGCATCGTCAAGAAGtttcacaaataaaagtaattggtGTTGATCGCAAGAAAGACAAAAATTCATTAGTTtatgtgatgaaatacaagagtAATGGGGACCCTTTCTTTTATCGAACTACCAAAGAAGAACATCACCTCACTTTTACTAGTGAAAATGACCCTTTCTCTGGAAATTATCTAACTCATACTATAATAGAAAATGGTAAAGGTAGTACTATGGCTTCAGCAACGTTAAATGTGCTTTCTGAATATGATAGTATTTAA
- the LOC136072081 gene encoding large ribosomal subunit protein eL13-like, with translation MKHNNVLPNGHFHKHWQNYVRTWFNQPGRKKRRRTARQKKALAIAPRPVAGSLRPVVRCPTFKYHTKVRSGRGFTLEELKTAQIKLRFAKTVGIAVDHRRKNKSTESLQANVQRLQEYQSKLIIFPRKQNKPKAGDSEASVLTVATQLKGPVLPITQIKTDTKARMITDEERKISVFRSMRVARANARLIGIRAKRVKDAEADAAMKAKK, from the exons ATGAAGCATAACAACGTTTTGCCTAATGGTCATTTCCATAAACACTGGCAAAATTACGTTAGAACATGGTTTAACCAACCAGGTCGCAAAAAGCGAAGACGTACTGCACGTCAAAAAAAAGCTTTAGCTATTGCGCCAAGACCTGTTGCTGGTAGTTTACGTCCAGTTGTTCGTTGTCCAACATTTAAATACCATACTAAGGTCAGAAGTGGACGAGGGTTTACTTTAGAAGAACTTAAAACCGCACAAATTAAACTACGATTCGCAAAAACAGTTGGTATTGCTGTTGATCACAgacgaaaaaataaatcaactgaGTCACTACAGGCAAACGTGCAACGTCTCCAAGAATATCAAAGCAAGTTGATTATATTCCCACGTAAGCAGAATAAGCCTAAGGCTGGTGACAGTGAG GCTTCCGTACTTACCGTTGCTACTCAATTGAAGGGTCCAGTTCTACCTATCACTCAAATTAAGACAGACACAAAAGCACGTATGATAACAGATGAGGAGCGTAAAATTAGTGTTTTCAGGTCCATGCGAGTTGCTCGTGCCAACGCTCGTCTTATTGGTATCCGTGCTAAACGCGTCAAAGACGCTGAAGCGGACGCTGCAATGAAGGCTAAAAAATAA
- the LOC136091480 gene encoding uncharacterized protein LOC136091480 isoform X3, translating into MTLLFDDSVMEAESTSNTVLTSPPLTSKNIPLTQLSEKKSNLSVYLPDFPLQFNGDQPIPVNLTSSTRLQIVDLLFMSICKITLYPYPEDLRAVVNKMLLRYPTLIDINGDGSMWLKCLTNKFKNFRRNLLPEKKAFQCKGKINSSVTTVTKNADNDGEDDFSSQFHEQAMQAEMRKCEQDVDFLKKRMQYTFRQRKEWISISYPKVADIINCFPAIIHSEELWHQEVELDGGLKVPTCRAFLASNGDLLRKALKTPQEYDDDDLLMAINHYLNPRSVIVKQKPESADMQPTVYLEGKEYILSIEGVVVAQKKYLVDFIHAKLCFFYAFNLEYPSGSKSFWDMLAVAI; encoded by the exons G tgtAATGGAGGCTGAAAGTACAAGTAATACCGTATTAACTTCACCACCATTGACTTCAAAGAATATTCCTTTAACccaattatctgaaaaaaaatcaaatttgagtGTTTATCTTCCTGATTTTCCTCTTCAATTTAATGGAGATCAGCCTATCCCAGTCAATTTAACATCCTCTACAAGATTGCAGATTGTAGATCTGCTGTTTATGTCAATTTGCAAAATCACATT gtatccTTATCCCGAAGATCTGAGGGCAGTAGTGAATAAAATGCTTCTACGGTATCCAACCCTCATAGACATAAATGGAGATGGCTCAATGTGGTTAAAGTGTCTAAcgaataagtttaaaaactttagaagaaACCTATTGCcagaaaaaaaagcatttcagtgcaa GGGTAAAATAAATTCTTCTGTTACAACTGTCACAAAAAATGCTGATAATGATGGAGAAGATGATTTTAGCTCTCAATTTCATGAACAAGCTATGCAAGCTGAAATGAGGAAATGCGAGCAAGATGTTGATTTTCTCAAAAAGCGTATGCAATATACCTTTCGTCAACGCAAAGAATGGATTTCTATTAGCTACCCTAAAGTTGCtgatattataaattgttttccaGCAATCATTCATAGCGAGGAACTTTGGCATCAAGAGGTTGAACTGGATGGTGGTCTTAAAGTTCCTACTTGCAGAGCTTTTTTAGCTTCAAACGGAGATCTTCTGAGAAAGGCTTTAAAGACACCACAG GAATATGATGACGACGACCTTTTGATGGctattaatcattatttaaatccTCGCTCTGTTATTGTTAAGCAAAAACCCGAATCGGCCGACATGCAGCCTACAGTCTATCTTGAAGGAAAAGAATATATTCTATCCATTGAAGGTGTTGTGGTTGCCCAAAAAAAGTATCTTGTTGATTTTATACATgccaaattatgttttttttatgcgTTCAACCTGGAATATCCTTCAGGATCAAAATCATTTTGGGACATGTTGGCAGttgcgatttaa
- the LOC136091480 gene encoding uncharacterized protein LOC136091480 isoform X2: MNKSCTSRAQSYMTLLFDDSVMEAESTSNTVLTSPPLTSKNIPLTQLSEKKSNLSVYLPDFPLQFNGDQPIPVNLTSSTRLQIVDLLFMSICKITLYPYPEDLRAVVNKMLLRYPTLIDINGDGSMWLKCLTNKFKNFRRNLLPEKKAFQCKGKINSSVTTVTKNADNDGEDDFSSQFHEQAMQAEMRKCEQDVDFLKKRMQYTFRQRKEWISISYPKVADIINCFPAIIHSEELWHQEVELDGGLKVPTCRAFLASNGDLLRKALKTPQEYDDDDLLMAINHYLNPRSVIVKQKPESADMQPTVYLEGKEYILSIEGVVVAQKKYLVDFIHAKLCFFYAFNLEYPSGSKSFWDMLAVAI; encoded by the exons G tgtAATGGAGGCTGAAAGTACAAGTAATACCGTATTAACTTCACCACCATTGACTTCAAAGAATATTCCTTTAACccaattatctgaaaaaaaatcaaatttgagtGTTTATCTTCCTGATTTTCCTCTTCAATTTAATGGAGATCAGCCTATCCCAGTCAATTTAACATCCTCTACAAGATTGCAGATTGTAGATCTGCTGTTTATGTCAATTTGCAAAATCACATT gtatccTTATCCCGAAGATCTGAGGGCAGTAGTGAATAAAATGCTTCTACGGTATCCAACCCTCATAGACATAAATGGAGATGGCTCAATGTGGTTAAAGTGTCTAAcgaataagtttaaaaactttagaagaaACCTATTGCcagaaaaaaaagcatttcagtgcaa GGGTAAAATAAATTCTTCTGTTACAACTGTCACAAAAAATGCTGATAATGATGGAGAAGATGATTTTAGCTCTCAATTTCATGAACAAGCTATGCAAGCTGAAATGAGGAAATGCGAGCAAGATGTTGATTTTCTCAAAAAGCGTATGCAATATACCTTTCGTCAACGCAAAGAATGGATTTCTATTAGCTACCCTAAAGTTGCtgatattataaattgttttccaGCAATCATTCATAGCGAGGAACTTTGGCATCAAGAGGTTGAACTGGATGGTGGTCTTAAAGTTCCTACTTGCAGAGCTTTTTTAGCTTCAAACGGAGATCTTCTGAGAAAGGCTTTAAAGACACCACAG GAATATGATGACGACGACCTTTTGATGGctattaatcattatttaaatccTCGCTCTGTTATTGTTAAGCAAAAACCCGAATCGGCCGACATGCAGCCTACAGTCTATCTTGAAGGAAAAGAATATATTCTATCCATTGAAGGTGTTGTGGTTGCCCAAAAAAAGTATCTTGTTGATTTTATACATgccaaattatgttttttttatgcgTTCAACCTGGAATATCCTTCAGGATCAAAATCATTTTGGGACATGTTGGCAGttgcgatttaa